AGCACCGCCTCGAACCCTTCGTCGTCCAGTGCAAGCCAGCCCCGCCACCGCTCCAGGACCTCCGCGGCTGCGAAGTGGCCTTCCTGTTCCATTTGCTCAAACAGCGTCGGGTCGTCCTTGAAGCGTCTCTGCCATAGGCGGGAGTTGGTCTTAATCCATTCGTTCGCCAGCTCCCCCTGCCGCCAGCGGCGATCGTCCACCGTGTCCCACCACCTCAGCGCGCCGCCATGAAGCACGCCCACTCCGCGTTCGTCACCGGGTACTGTCCAATCTCGAACGCGGCTACAGTGACCTCGTGGCGCGGGATATGCGACCTGCTGGTCCCTGTGCTCCCAAAAAACGACCACTCGATCGGCTCATCCTCCCCGATCGGGTACACCCCGCCCGAGATTGCAACGAGCGGCGGCATCAAGTACGCCCCATGCGGCCCCTCCCGCCGCTCGAACCTCGGGTCCCCCAGGTCCCCCACCGCATACCCGCACGCGATCCGCTCCCGCAGATCCGCCGCTGCGTCCCGGCTGCGGTGCACCAGCGCCCACCGCAGCTCGTCCAGCAACGCCTCCGGCAACCGCGCCCGCAGCTCCGCCTGCGCCGCCGCCCGCCCCGCCAGCGCCAGGTTCGTCCCCATCACCCCCCGCACGAACGCCGCCGGATCGGCCGCCATCGCCGCCGCAAGGATCGTCGTCTCCTCCCAGCCCGTGCCCGGCAGCGGCGGAAGCGGGTCCGCTGGGTCCAGCGCGTCGATCACCTCGTCCACCGTCGGGCTTATGCGCCGCCCGCCACTCCACGCGCACCAGCTCCGGGTCGGACGTGAGGGCCAGCTGGCGGGCGGCGAAGTACTCCTGCACCAGCTGGTGGATGTACATCAGCTCCTGCGCGGCCTGATCCTCGTCCAAGACCGCGAGTGCTTCGCCGGCCGCGAGGATTGCCTCGTCCGCCGATGTGTCCAGCAGCTTCAGCGCATCGTCGTAGTCGATCCGCACCTGGCTGCCGCATCCGTCGTCTCGCGCCCGCTGCATGGCGTGCGCCAGTTCCGACAGCTTGGGGATCAGGACGCCGCGGTCGGGCAGGTCGTACGGCGTCTGCCACTTCCAGGCGGCCACGCGCTTCACGTTGCGGCTGTCGAGAATGTCGCCGGGCTCGAACAGTGCGTTCCCACGCTCCACTTCGCGCCGCAACGCCTGCCGCACGAACCCCGTGAACAGCGCGCGCGACCTGCAGGCAACTCACCGGTGGCGTCGACCTGCTCGACGAGCAGCGCCAGGAAGTACGGCGAACGCAGCACTTCCAACTGCGGGCTGCCCTCGAGCGCCGCCCAGATCTCACGCCAACGGCCGGGGCTGTACAGCGCCAGGAAGTCGCGCACCTGGTCGTCGGCGAGCGGCTCGATGCGCACCTGCGGCACGCGCAGGTCGGGCGTCGAAAGTGGCTGGCTGTAGTCCAGCGAGCGACAGCTGAAGATGACACGGTTGCCGGAGCGGGTGGCGACGAGCTGCT
Above is a window of Candidatus Avedoeria danica DNA encoding:
- a CDS encoding SUMF1/EgtB/PvdO family nonheme iron enzyme; translation: MDEVIDALDPADPLPPLPGTGWEETTILAAAMAADPAAFVRGVMGTNLALAGRAAAQAELRARLPEALLDELRWALVHRSRDAAADLRERIACGYAVGDLGDPRFERREGPHGAYLMPPLVAISGGVYPIGEDEPIEWSFFGSTGTSRSHIPRHEVTVAAFEIGQYPVTNAEWACFMAAR